In Candidatus Paceibacter sp., the following are encoded in one genomic region:
- a CDS encoding CRISPR-associated protein Csx3 yields the protein MANKFFKINLENGSLLRVGFGEPAQNDQIVKDAVERLGEMVAANELAGGPILKINGPASLPVAIAIAHAVGHLYEVIGVFDPKLGKYVVAVSHGNKYQPGDLVD from the coding sequence ATGGCTAATAAATTTTTTAAAATTAATTTAGAAAATGGGAGTCTGTTGAGGGTAGGCTTCGGAGAGCCTGCCCAAAATGACCAAATCGTAAAAGACGCTGTTGAACGTCTTGGCGAGATGGTCGCCGCCAATGAGCTTGCTGGCGGACCAATTTTGAAAATCAACGGGCCGGCAAGTTTGCCCGTTGCCATCGCGATTGCCCACGCGGTGGGACACCTCTATGAGGTGATCGGGGTCTTTGACCCCAAATTGGGCAAGTATGTCGTGGCAGTAAGTCACGGCAATAAATATCAACCAGGCGATCTGGTTGATTAA